caagtaaGCATGGTCTGACtatatgagaaaaataaactcCCTCAATGAGATTATAATGGTTATGTATTTATGCAATATTACACAACTAAAATATCTCAATTTGCATGGGTATGAGACATGATGGCAACTTCTACTgtctaatcacacacacacacccacacacacacacacccacacacacacacacttttcacagGTTCCTGCCTGCAGAGGCTATTTGTAGATTGTGTACTTTGACACTTTTGTATCACAAGACAAGTGTCATCCTAAGAAATCATGAAGCAATTACCAGCTAAATAACCCCTCATCCAAcgaaacaaacacagactcaaaCCCCTGACTAGTAATAAAGACTATCCGTATTAATGATTAATTACTGTGAATCTCAGAGATTAAACTAAACCACTCCTGAAGTTAGCCGGAGTTGTTGCATTTAAAATTCAATAAAGGATAAATCCTTTCAACATACAATAGACAGTAAGAAACATCTGTTTCTGCAACAAAGAGGAACGCTGAAAAGGCAAATTGTAGATAAAACCTGCAGAAAGTCCCAAACCGCTGGTTCTTAACTTGTTTAACCTACAAAAGAAGAGCTCATGTTCTGCAATTCCTTTTATAGTCCATGTCTACTGAAGGCAAAGGACTCACAAGTTGTTGATAAAGTGGGTCCAAGTTAGTAGTGTCGtagctgcaggaggaggccaTGTCGCCCTCTGTGCTGCAAAGAAAACCTGGACATGACTCTGGGTCTGCTGGAAAACATGGCATGGACTTCATGGAGAGGATGAGGCAGACTATGTCTGAACGAGCTGTGCAGCTTTCACTGGATCAAGAGGGACATCACCACCAGATTGAACATGCTGATTAGATTTTTAGTGAATGTTTGTATGTATGATGTCAACTCCCAGCTTTAAGAAAAGGGTCTTAACCATATAAATGTACACTTAAGGTACAGTTGGTCGGTCTTGTTACAGGCTGCTGCCACACATGTGTACATATTCACAATTAAAGCCTCAGGATCACTTGGCTGAGACTGTAAAAATACTCTGTAGGTCACTGTTGGAGTGTTTACGTTTCCATCCCATCTCTTCCAAGAATGATCACGTCACTCTCTCCAAACTAAGTCATGTCATCTCCACTATGCTTACCAGTCGCTCTAAACTCCCCTTTTACCTTTTTTGCTCTTAGCTCTTTTATTTTAGTCCTCACCCAAACAATTTACACGATCATTTTCCAACCACGAAATGCAACATCCTCCGTTTGCATTAAGCCAGGGTCCTTTTCTGGATGTCCTTCATCTACTGTTGTAATCTAATAAAGGCATTGTTCAGGaaattatttgttatgttgtattGGATAATGCAGTGACATTCAAAGCTTAGTAAAAATATCCTGTTAAAAATCATGAATTACTAATTATTTAATGATCTGTTATCCACAGGCTTatatgaaatagttttttttttactcttatgCCACCTGTTGGAATTTAATTTCGATGCTCTACTCATGTTCCACAATATTGTAATGTCAATAGGTAAAATATCTTAATGGGGGGAGGGAGGTTCTCCAAACCAATATTGATATTTGTGATTGTTTAatcaggatatatatatatatatatatatactttattaggTGGCAgaagtggaaatgtgtgtgtgtatatatatatatatatatatatatatatatatatatatatatatatatatatatatacacacacacacatttccacttcTGCCACCTAATAAAGTCTCCATTCCACCATGTGAGTATTTCTCTTGATCTGCCACTGGACGACTAGATAGGGTTTTCTGCCTCACCCCGAGCTCAGCTGGAGCATTTCATCAGTTGCACCACTTGGTTGCGCTGAGGAGCCGTTTGTGGAACATCTGGCAACATGCCGGGGGTCAGAGCCACAAACCCTGGGAAAAGAAGTGCTTTGTCCATATAAGGCTGCAATCCATCcgcttccctcttcctccccagctcccttcctctgtctttctcagACCTGAGGGATATTTACAGAGAGAGTGCCTCGGCCAGCCTGCCCTTCCTTATTAGGAGCGCAGCTTGTTGTCAGTACTTCTACCCTGCAGGACAGTGGTCCATCTCTCGGCTCTCAGACGAGACAAACAGATGGATGACTGGCGTTAACTACACTTTAGTCCAAATGGACAAGAGCTCAAAACACAATGGGGCGCTTACAGCTTTTCACCCAGACGTCTGCTGAGCACTCATCCAGCATGTAATAACACTCATTTCCATCACGTCAGTCAAACAACTGATGGAGTGTCCACCTGGGAGTATCAGCAGATTAATGCAAGTCCAAACATACTGTAAATACATCTGTGTTACCCCGTTTGCTCTGTTATGCTCACTGTGTTGTAGCCGtttggtttctctttttttctctcccagtgATGAAGGACATCTGGCTACCAGAACAACTCTAGGCAAGGATAATACAATTTGGatgaagcagcaacaaacaaaaaatcccAACAACCAGATAATCACAAACCTCAACATTATGAAATGTGATGACTCCATCGGTCACAACACATTACTAATAAGGGGAATCCAAGTGGGATTCAATGTTATGGAGGGAAATAATGTTAAGATACAATATTGAATTATTGGTAAATGTTTGTGAACAAAGCCGTAGAGCTGAATATTCAATTTGCAATGTACAGAATAACCAGGAAGTCGCTACaaacacacgttttttttttattagggtGCAGACATCCATTCAATATATTAGAAAACCAACATGTGAAGAAAAGCTACATGGAATTGTACTTCAAAAAGGGGGTATTATTCAAGActaatatttatacacatacaaTATACATAACCATGCTGCTCCATTGCAAGACAATAATTGACAATgaaaaactatgaaaataatATCTTTATCAATGGTAATATTTAAAACCATCTATAGCATAATAGGCTTTGACAGACCAGCAATTCTTATAATTGTgcaatgacctttgaccttcagctATGGGTAACTTCTCCCTCCACTGACAAGTGAGAGGGTGCTGCTCCGAAATACGTTTGTCTGTCTGGAGGACGGGCAAAGCGTCACACTTCTGTTATTGCTTTGCAGAGAGTAAAGTGCTGTGGTCGACTGACCTGGTTCTGCGGTCATTTTTAAGAGcatgaagtgtgtctgtggtcacaaaaataaaaatggatgtGGGGAAGTGCATAGGTGGAGAGGTAGGTGGGTTCAAACACTTGCATGTGGagaccaaacaacccaacagaGTTCTGTGGACTTCCCCCGTCGTCAGGACCGAGCCCAAAACGTGTTTCAGAGCTGcttgtaaaagaagaagaagaagaaaaaaaaaaaggaactacACCAAAACCTTTACTGCTTGACAACACGTTAGATTTGAACTGTGAGTGGGGTAAATTCGTGAATTTGTGATGTGAGTGtgttcacaaaaaaataaatactaagtGGGAGCTTTAAGGCCAAAGCTGCCTTGTGCGCTCGTGGAATGTGCACGGAGGAAGTATATGATGCACGCATAGGAATGTGTGTGCACGTTAGTGTTCCCCTGATGCACAGTCGTAGTAGATGGTTTGTGTGCTGCACCAGCCGTGGGCATTCTGGCTGTTGTCGCGGCTCATGTTGCTGCTGTGGGAGCCTCTGACCAGAGCCACAGGCCTTCATGCTGCCGGTCTTCCTGTGACAAATGCACTGTAAGGCACACAAAAGCCACTCCAGCTGTTCTCACAGAGGCATCACAATCCAAGTCAAGCTGTGGTGTTCATGTACATGGGacattctgctgctgctctccccctcgctctctcactctttgGCACTTGGAGGAATGTGTGGAAgcagggagggatggatggatggcgggagggagggagggggagggggggagggggggggttcccTGCTCttcgtgtctctctctctccgcctatTTGGAGAGTTTGCTGATGACACGGATCAGTGCTCCATTTTCATCTTTAAGCCGCTGGTTGTCTGCTCTCAAATCAACCAGAACCTGGTGGTAAgaattgttttcattaaaacaaaatgtaaaaacagtCTGATGATTTTATTGGTTGTTATGAGATATtggattatatattatagaaataTTTCACTGTAGACAGTTTGAGAATTTATTCATATCAATGCAATACATGTTAGTAACAAAGCTGTCTCCATAAAAAGGGGCCGGACACCTAATTCATGTTAAATACAGTGGAGTGGAAGACAGCCAGTTTTGATCAATTGGTCAGACTTAGGTGATCTTTTGCTGTTTGTTTGAATTATCGTGCTTGTgagacacatttacatttgtcaaAAAGGGGTAGCTTAAAAAAAGTCAGTTGGCAGAGAACTAGAAATAacagcaaatacattttcataaatcaattaaaatgtcacattttcaaataaatctatattaatccaaatatatttttttgtattctagAATTGGGGCATGTTAAGAATGttaaacattttggaaatgatgtTCATCCGAGAAGATGAATACCAATCTTATTTCTCTAGGGTAAATATGAGGTGAATATGAATATCCAGGTATGAACCAATAGCTCCCTTTTTATTTTGGAGGACTGCTAAACAATTTTGCCAGCTGCAACCAGCAGAGACTTTAGTCAGGAGACTGAAGTTCCCTCTAGACAGAGCAAGACTCGCTGTCTCCCCTTGATTCAAGTcgttatgctaaactaagctaggCAGCTGCCGGCCAAGCGGTATCAatagcatatttcccaaaatactGAAATATTCCTTTAAAGATAAGGACTTTACCTATTCATTCTGTATTACTGGAGACGTCAGACAATTATGAGACAAAATTGTGAGAGCGCAGAGATCAGATGGGTTCGAGGTAGTTGTTCGGTAGACAAACAGAAACATCCATTAATGTGGAAAACAACCAAATTAATGACATGTAACAGAAAACAATCATCACACCCCCTGAAAAACAGGTTGAGAGAGGGTGTACTGTGTTAAACATCTCTACAGTGTACCTCCACCACACTGCTGCCTGCTCAAGCTAAAGCCAAGCTAATCAAGCAGAAGCATGCAAAGTGTCTTCGGCCACGATAAGACTCGTCTCCTCACCtttagctcctcctccagctctgccATTCGCCGCTCCAACATCCTCCGGTCCTGATGCCAGGGAAACGTGAGGGAGAGTGAGGGGCACAAAGGCGGTGAtgtagagaagaagaagggccACAGGAGGTGAGTGAAAACAGGTGAGAAAGTGGTTCAAgtggggagaagagaggagagcgtCAACAGATAGCAGGGGTGGCAGTCGTGAGgcaaagcaacacaaacaactaAAAAAGGTGCACTCAGTAAAGTGCAGATGTCCGCCAGGTACGTCAGCAATGACCACGGCTGTGCCGTGCGATCGAATGACGACAACCCACACTTGGCTAACCCCCAGTCTAGACACCAAAGGCCTGCCAGGCGtcataaaacacacttcattcaaactcaaaagCAAGCGGCGATGATGAAATGCCCACGTAGCAGCGGCTGAGGTACAGCAatgtgtgtactggtagttATGGAAGCGGTTATCCAAACACActgcacagaaaaataaaagtgagcCAACTTACAACCAGTAATGTATTCAACCAATGGTTTGTAAAGAgttgtaaaacacacttcattcaaactcaaaaacaagcgGCGATGTATGCAAGCAAATGGCTCAAAGTCCTTGTATAATACACTTCATAACACAACAAGCTTTCTGCCCGCTTAGAAGCGGCTGATTTGTGGTCATATACTCAGCAGTATGTGTTCAGTTAGTTCCATAAGCTAATAGCAGTTagccaaaataataaaagtgaacCGCAGATTAGCGGCTGAGACGTAcgcagcagtgtgtgtactggtagttcTGTGAGCTGTTAGCCAAACAAACTGCTATCCCCCCGACCCCCCACCACGATGGGAGCAGAGTAGCAGATGGGGGGGGATGTCGGAGATGCACTCAGATGCATTATCACTAGTGGCCTTTACCGTCCGGTGGATGGTTAATagtagtgagtgaggagtcagcaggcagtataaaacgtgtcttttttaaagtataaGTCACCGCAACACACAAAAGGTGCTTGAGCATGCAGCCCTAACTGGCCACCCAAAATATCATGCCGTTTGCTAGTGGGGAAAGTgagattagctgtggacagacacagaggtgcacactcactcattcacagaTGCACACTCCTGGATAACAAGCGCTATCGCCATCAGTAGGGATGCATTACCTTTCTCTCCAGGTCCAGCAAGGCTGAACAGTCACTGAAGCGCTCCTGTCTCTGTTGGACACAACAAATCAATAACATGAACATCAAATCAATAACATGAACATCATCGCCACAACAGTAGGCCGACGTGATCACGAGAAACTGCCCCGTGTGCAAAAAGACGTTGTAAATATAAAAGTTCAACCTGCAACACTTGATGTGGAAATCCCTTTGCTCATTTGGCATGTCCAATTAAAAGCCAAAACAACCACTACGTCCATAGTGACAGGATGACGGTAAAGGGTGAATCATGGTGGAACAATAGCACAAGTAGTCATGAAGTTGCCAAGGTCATTACACAGCATTATTTATGTTCGCTAACATGAGCTAACTTTAGCCACCATCAGCTACTGGTCATACCAGACCAAGTAAGGGTGTAGAGGCAGACCCCTTTGAGTACAttgatgaaagcaaagctgCACTTTATTACTCAAGCATTCAACTTTTCTTTTGAGAGGATgactgaatttctttttttttttaaaaaggtgtcacACAATACAGATTAAACCGAGATCCAAGTCTTGAGCCAACCTAGATTTACTGCCTCACGGTAAATATGAATATCCATGTATGACATATTGTCTTTTCCTAAACTAAGTTAAGCTAGGCAGCTGCTAGAAGCTCACGGTTCCTCCGCCAAGCAGtaaagttgcagtttacatccacgtcTGTCCAAATTGTCCTCACTTCATCAATTTATCCTTACAGAcaattgtgtgaaattgtcaacATTAGCGTATACATTCTTACATTCAgggcaaaaatgtgttttgtgaggtcaaagtGACCTTGATCTTTGACAaccaaaatgaaaatgagttatattttcttcatcttcatgtTTTGTGCAAAATTCTTCCAGAGATATCGCGTTCACAAGAATGGTATGACGTACGTACGGATAGAAAACCTGAAAACAATATAATCAGACCAAGGCTGCTGCTGGCACTGAGAAagaatattttatttgaaatttgaagaaaaagagatttAGGTACTGGTCTTTAACAATAATGTTATAAAACCTATTAATTACTGGTTTGACCACTTTAAGATGCTTTTGACATTGCATGTGGAAGGTTACAATAACAGTTTGTGTTAGGATTAGGCTGCTAGCAGTTATGATTAGGGTTAGGATCAATTTCCAGGAAAGTAATACAAGTCAACGCAATGTCcccaaaagtttaaaaaaaacagaactatgtatgtgtgtgtgtgtgtatgtgttgtcaCCTGTGTTGCCTTTTCCAGATCCAACCTGGTCTGACTGATAATCCTCTGGGTGTCCTGCAGTTGAGACTGGAGCTGACTATTTTCTCTGGAGACATCCTCAAAcaactgacacacaaacaaactgattagtaacacaaacatgcatttttttccttcttctgatTGCTGAATTTTGTCTGCTGACCTTCTTAAAATCGTTGCTGTCAGAGCCTCCTCCCTGGGTGCAGTCGTTAAAGGACCTGAGGAGATGAGCAGAGATCAGAGCTATCATTGAGACTTTGCTGACAGAATGAAGATAGAGGGCCAATCAACAGGCCAAAGGCTGAATTCATACCTGGAACTCAAGTGTTGGTTTGTCTGTAAACAGAAAATACAAGAAAACAAGTTACATCTGGTATCTTAGGTtaagatacagacacacagacacagacagacacacacacacacctgtggatCCAGCCCACTGCCTGAGAACTCTTCCTCTCCACTAGGATCATTGTCATCACTCTGCAGatgacacaaacaacacaaagtgTTCTTATAATATACTGTCAAGTTACCACATTactggtttagttttttttattcctgcatCAATTTACCTCCCCGGTCCTCTGTGCCTTCCTTCTGGCCCGAGcttgtctcctctccctgcGTTCCCTGGCCCATCGCTCTGTCTCGCTCTCCCCAGTGCTGGCCTCAACATCTGGAACAGCAGTCGTTTAGGAGCAAATCAACCGTTTCAACAACACCCACATTGTTAAGCTCTACGTTTCTGTTGGAAAGGGGAAGTGGTGATGTGTACCTCTCCTGTCAGATGTCTGAGGGCGGGGAGTGCCAGCAGGCTGAGTGAGGCCCAGCAAGTCAGACTTCTGCAGACTGGCAATACGAGACCTCCAGCTCACTTCCTGTAAACACAGTATCCCCTTCTATGTGATGTCACATGACATTATATAAGAGTAGCCAACACAGGGCTATAACTCTGATATATGGctctcaccccctcctctccctttttcgcttttgcctctttttccttctctttctccttctcctcatcctccttttctctccctttgttgtccgtcttcattgtcttctctgcctcctgcagaTCTGTTAGTGTCACCCCCTTGacgaaaaaaagagagaacactGTCTTATGTACCAGACTGACAAACACAAGTACTTCTGCGAACATCTGAACGTATGGTGTTTGTACCTGAGTGGAGCGGCGGGACTGCCGTGCATGTCTGGAGCGAGCCTTCCTCTGTGCCTCTGCTTCCTCGTCCCGCACTGGCGTCAGATAAGATCTACACAAGTCACACACTTTTAGATTCGACGCAGCACCACCATTTACAAATATGAGCCCTTTGCCATCCACACAtccacccccacacacagccTTGACTAACTTGCGCCTCTGCTTGGCCTCCTGCTCTCCTGTGGACGTGCTCCGAGAGTTGGAGGAGGTGGTGACAGCAGATCGATCCTTCTTTTCTGTCTGTTCCTGAGAAAGTCTTATGGAGAGAGGTAAGAGATCACTAACATATATTTCAGACTAGCGAgtaaaatgtatgtaaaaatTAAATACCTCTGGGACGAGACACTATTAAGGCGGCTGAGTCCAGCAGAGCTTGTTCCTGTGCTTGCTGAGGTCACGGTGGGGTCATCCAGTCTCTTTCCATAAGATGAGCTAAAAAACAAGGCAAAGCCCGTCGGAAACAAAGACATCtttcacagccacacacacacaaaaattaGTATTCACTGGTGGGGGGGGATGTAATAAGCTGTGGCACGGCAATAccaaaatcacacacaaataGGAGAGCAAACAAACAGGCAGTGAGCAGCATGACTGACCTGTGAAGAAGCAAAGAGGGGGTGGAACTAGTGAGATCATTTCCTGATTGACTATGAATGCGCCGGGTGTAAGAGGAGCTACGACTTAGccaactgagagagagagagagagaaacggtgACAAGGGCACATATGCAGTGACTCACACAGATTCTGGTTTCACAAGCGCAGAAGTATACAAAAGCACCGGCCCACCTGTTGGAGTTGTCAGGGCTACTGTCTGGAATACTGAAGAGTCTCCGTGTTGGGATTGGCGGTACCCGAGCGAGCCTCGGCTCCTGAGGACAAGGGGTGAGATCGGTTCATCAGTTTTTTTATGTGAAGATGTAAAAGAAGGCTTTATTTGGAGTCCCGTTAGATTTTACAATAACTGGTTTCATGGGTGGCTAAATCCTTGAATCACGGGAGTGACTGTGGTGAGTACCTTGGTGTCGGCCTCAGAGCTGAGGCGGGGGCTGGAGGCAGAGCGGGTCATGCCCAGGACAGTCTCTGGAGGTCGGCTGGGGTCCTGGCTGGTGTCAGACAGTCCAGCTGAGCCCAGAGTCACTGAGCTGCCTGCCTTCCTCAGAGACGTTCTCCAGGAGCACGGGGCCTCGGGGGCCGGGGGCTTGCCTGGGTCCTGCTACAGAGCCAGCAAAAGTCATCATCTCTGTTGTTCAGTATTGTTATCATGCAGCTAAAGCACACACTTGATGTTCCCTCCAATATCTCTATATGTTACCTTTTTCACTTGGCTGGCTGCAGTGCTCATTGGCATGGAGGTAGGAAGCAGGCTGGTGGTGTTGCGTTTGTTGTTCAAGTTGTTAATGATCTCCCTGTTTTTCGCTTTTTCTGCAAAAGGTCAGcaatagatacaaaaaaaataaataacacacgTCAGTTCCTAAATACAACGTAATCACATAAATATAGTAAGTAATCACAACCCAAACTCTCTTCAAAAAGGCAAGAGCAGCTTCTCTCACCCGACTCTGCGTCGCTCTCCGAttcgctctcctcctccgagctggagctgctggaggcctTCCCCTGGCTCTGAGGCTGGCTCTGTCCCGTCTgaccatcctcctcctcgtcctcggcCGGGCTGCTCTGCAGGGCAGGAGGTGGGTGCTTCTCCCGCTCGTGGAGGCAGAACTTCTCCTTACTGCTCATACGAGAGATAGAAGTCCTGCAGGGGCGGGGCCAAGGTGGGGTGGAACAACAGGTGGCATGCAGGGAGCTGATCAGTGAGGGCAATCATTCCACATGCAGCCAATTAGAGCGAGCATGCGCTGATCAACACATCAGTGGGTGAAACAGTGGGTCACTTTCTGGGATGCTACCGTCTTATTACTAAATCACAATTTAGCTTCATTTAACTTAAACCTACAGCTTTTTACAATTTTTCCTCAATACATGCAAACTTTGCAGGAtccacacacaggtgtgttgcAACTAGGGCGGCTTCCTCTCAGTCGTTTAGTCGGCTAATTAGTCATTTGGTCTTAGTTGGGCCAAGATTTCTTAAATCGATTAGTAATTTTTCAATGTTATTTCCAAGAACCTTAtgagcacatctctggtaaacacaatatttaaagtggtgctttttgtgtgattctttgtgaAGAAACTCTTGGTGGTCAAGCCCTAGTTGCAGGTtaccatatactgtatattgcaaAGTATATGTTTTGcattaaatgtgtgttattTTGGTGTTAAAGTTCAAAACTTCTGCCAATTTAAAATTAGGTCACTCAAATGGCATTGAGCATTGTGTATAAGGATCTTCCTTTGTCATTTAATTTGCCAGATTAGCCAAAAACAGATATTACTGTCTTGTAATTTAAATCTTAAAAGAGTTTTGATGACAATTCAATGCATAAAGATAGATGATATCTATGATCGAGGATGTTATCCATATTGCAAACCTTAAAAAGAGCTATAAATgctcttttaaaataatttaattaaattattgtttttcttgatTAATGCATGgtcttattttaattttcttttttcctttcattattattctttGTGATGGCAGAGCTCCATTGGCCGGAGTTGATTACCATTTTTCGTGTCTTTTGCAGTGTGAGACACTGAATTTGAGCTATTGATATCATTTTCTCaaatttgtgtattttgtattactccaaaaacaacatttagtaTTCTGTGTGGAACTGGGACACATTATGTGCGCTGCCTGCTCCATCTATCCAGTGTAATGTCAGTGGATAGATGCAACACGGTTCAAAGGAATGCTGGGACTGTTAACATCATACCTGCATGCAAACTACTGGTACTGGGATTCAGCTGAGGAACAGCGTAGCGTGtgcccacatacacacacaaacacatgcccacacaccaacacactggCACTGACCTGCGTGTACGGACTGGTACCATGGAGATTTGCGAGTTGGTCTCAATAACAGCAGCctgtttctctttctcgctGCGTAACTGAAGagtaaaatataaacacatataaacaGAGAACATTTGCAGCTGTAAAACTATCAATCATATCAGGTTTATCTAACTCAGTGAGATAGTTGTGGAGCCTCTGTGAAGGCAGACTCACTGcattctgcttcttctgcagctcctccagagtgtccaCGAGCTTCTCGTCTGCAACATCTAGAGGTGTTTGGCCCTACAAGGACATTCACAGTACATCATTAGT
Above is a genomic segment from Cyclopterus lumpus isolate fCycLum1 chromosome 6, fCycLum1.pri, whole genome shotgun sequence containing:
- the zmp:0000001167 gene encoding protein phosphatase 1 regulatory subunit 12A isoform X2; translated protein: MAATDHSRSEAAKQRRQDQLQRWLGSETDQTGSQTRGTLSGSGTRRAKVRFAQGAVFMAACSAGDREEVAALLRQGADINHANIDGLTALHQACIDENAEMVQFLVESGSDVNRGDNEGWTPLHAAASCGFIQITKYLIEHSAHVGAVNSEGELPLDVATEDAMERLLKGEIKKQAIDVDKARKEEERVMLVDATAVLAGGGTLTPHPNTKATALHVAAAKGYIEVLKVLLQCGVDDVDSRDTDGWTPLHAGAHWGQEEVCSLLADNMCDMGAVNNAGQTPLDVADEKLVDTLEELQKKQNALRSEKEKQAAVIETNSQISMVPVRTRSKEKFCLHEREKHPPPALQSSPAEDEEEDGQTGQSQPQSQGKASSSSSSEEESESESDAESEKAKNREIINNLNNKRNTTSLLPTSMPMSTAASQVKKQDPGKPPAPEAPCSWRTSLRKAGSSVTLGSAGLSDTSQDPSRPPETVLGMTRSASSPRLSSEADTKEPRLARVPPIPTRRLFSIPDSSPDNSNSWLSRSSSYTRRIHSQSGNDLTSSTPSLLLHSSSYGKRLDDPTVTSASTGTSSAGLSRLNSVSSQRLSQEQTEKKDRSAVTTSSNSRSTSTGEQEAKQRRKSYLTPVRDEEAEAQRKARSRHARQSRRSTQGVTLTDLQEAEKTMKTDNKGREKEDEEKEKEKEKEAKAKKGEEGEVSWRSRIASLQKSDLLGLTQPAGTPRPQTSDRRDVEASTGESETERWARERRERRQARARRKAQRTGESDDNDPSGEEEFSGSGLDPQTNQHLSSRSFNDCTQGGGSDSNDFKKLFEDVSRENSQLQSQLQDTQRIISQTRLDLEKATQRQERFSDCSALLDLERKDRRMLERRMAELEEELKVLVDLRADNQRLKDENGALIRVISKLSK
- the zmp:0000001167 gene encoding protein phosphatase 1 regulatory subunit 12A isoform X6, with amino-acid sequence MAATDHSRSEAAKQRRQDQLQRWLGSETDQTGSQTRGTLSGSGTRRAKVRFAQGAVFMAACSAGDREEVAALLRQGADINHANIDGLTALHQACIDENAEMVQFLVESGSDVNRGDNEGWTPLHAAASCGFIQITKYLIEHSAHVGAVNSEGELPLDVATEDAMERLLKGEIKKQAIDVDKARKEEERVMLVDATAVLAGGGTLTPHPNTKATALHVAAAKGYIEVLKVLLQCGVDDVDSRDTDGWTPLHAGAHWGQEEVCSLLADNMCDMGAVNNAGQTPLDVADEKLVDTLEELQKKQNALRSEKEKQAAVIETNSQISMVPVRTRSKEKFCLHEREKHPPPALQSSPAEDEEEDGQTGQSQPQSQGKASSSSSSEEESESESDAESEKAKNREIINNLNNKRNTTSLLPTSMPMSTAASQVKKQDPGKPPAPEAPCSWRTSLRKAGSSVTLGSAGLSDTSQDPSRPPETVLGMTRSASSPRLSSEADTKEPRLARVPPIPTRRLFSIPDSSPDNSNSSSYGKRLDDPTVTSASTGTSSAGLSRLNSVSSQRLSQEQTEKKDRSAVTTSSNSRSTSTGEQEAKQRRKSYLTPVRDEEAEAQRKARSRHARQSRRSTQGVTLTDLQEAEKTMKTDNKGREKEDEEKEKEKEKEAKAKKGEEGEVSWRSRIASLQKSDLLGLTQPAGTPRPQTSDRRDVEASTGESETERWARERRERRQARARRKAQRTGESDDNDPSGEEEFSGSGLDPQTNQHLSSRSFNDCTQGGGSDSNDFKKLFEDVSRENSQLQSQLQDTQRIISQTRLDLEKATQRQERFSDCSALLDLERKDRRMLERRMAELEEELKVLVDLRADNQRLKDENGALIRVISKLSK
- the zmp:0000001167 gene encoding protein phosphatase 1 regulatory subunit 12A isoform X5, giving the protein MAATDHSRSEAAKQRRQDQLQRWLGSETDQTGSQTRGTLSGSGTRRAKVRFAQGAVFMAACSAGDREEVAALLRQGADINHANIDGLTALHQACIDENAEMVQFLVESGSDVNRGDNEGWTPLHAAASCGFIQITKYLIEHSAHVGAVNSEGELPLDVATEDAMERLLKGEIKKQAIDVDKARKEEERVMLVDATAVLAGGGTLTPHPNTKATALHVAAAKGYIEVLKVLLQCGVDDVDSRDTDGWTPLHAGAHWGQEEVCSLLADNMCDMGAVNNAGQTPLDVADEKLVDTLEELQKKQNALRSEKEKQAAVIETNSQISMVPVRTRRTSISRMSSKEKFCLHEREKHPPPALQSSPAEDEEEDGQTGQSQPQSQGKASSSSSSEEESESESDAESEKAKNREIINNLNNKRNTTSLLPTSMPMSTAASQVKKQDPGKPPAPEAPCSWRTSLRKAGSSVTLGSAGLSDTSQDPSRPPETVLGMTRSASSPRLSSEADTKEPRLARVPPIPTRRLFSIPDSSPDNSNSSSYGKRLDDPTVTSASTGTSSAGLSRLNSVSSQRLSQEQTEKKDRSAVTTSSNSRSTSTGEQEAKQRRKSYLTPVRDEEAEAQRKARSRHARQSRRSTQGVTLTDLQEAEKTMKTDNKGREKEDEEKEKEKEKEAKAKKGEEGEVSWRSRIASLQKSDLLGLTQPAGTPRPQTSDRRDVEASTGESETERWARERRERRQARARRKAQRTGESDDNDPSGEEEFSGSGLDPQTNQHLSSRSFNDCTQGGGSDSNDFKKLFEDVSRENSQLQSQLQDTQRIISQTRLDLEKATQRQERFSDCSALLDLERKDRRMLERRMAELEEELKVLVDLRADNQRLKDENGALIRVISKLSK